The genomic stretch CCGCGGCGGAGGTGACGCGCGAGACGGCACGGCTCAACCTGGAGCGCCAGCGCACCCTGCACAGGGACGGCCTGACGGCCACCCGGGCACTGGAAGTCGCCCAGCTCGAGTACACCAAGGCGGGCACGGATGCCGAGAGCGCACGTGCCAGTCTGAACGCCGCCCGGAACGAACTGGCGGCGCTCACCTCGGAGCGCCAACGCATCCAGACGGACGCGGATGCCCTCGTCAACGACGGCCTCGCCAGGTACGAGTCCGCCAAGGCCGAGCTCGCCAAGGAGCGCATCGAGCTGGCCAGGCTCGACAGCACGCTCGCGCGCCAGTCCACCCAGCAGATCCGCGCCCCGCGCGCGGGCACCCTCCTGCGGCTCATGCCCCGGCAGGGCGCCGAGGTCGTCAAGGTGGGAGATCCCCTCGCGGTGCTGGTGCCCGACACGGACTCGATCGCCGTCGAGTTGCATGTCCCGGGCCGGGATGCCCCCCTCATTTCCCCCGGACGCCACGTGCGCTTGCAATTCGAGGGCTGGCCCGCCGTTCAGTTCGCGGGGTGGCCCTCGGTGGCGGTGGGCACCTTTGGCGGCACGGTGGCCTTCGTGGACGCCGCGGACGACGGCCGGGGCGGCTTCCGCATCGTCGTCGTGCCGGACGAGGGAGAGGCGTGGCCCTCGGGCCGCTTCCTGCGCCAGGGCGTGCGCGCCAACGGGTGGATCCTCCTGGACGAGGTCCGCCTGGGTTACGAGATGTGGCGCCAGTTCAACGGCTTCCCCCCGTCCGTCGCCATCTCCGAGCCGGACGCCTCCGGCAAGCACACGTCCAGCGGCAAGGCCTCCACGGGAGGAGCGTCATGAGCCCGCGCCACGCCTCCGGGAGCATCCTGGCCCTGCTGCTGACGGTGAACCTGACGGCGCCGTCCACGCGCGCCGCGAGCCTGACCCCGCTCACGCTCCAGGAGGTGCTCGACTCCACGCGCGAGCGTCACCCGGGCGTGGCGGCGGCCCGGCAGGGCCTGGCCACGGCGGACGCCGAGTTGCTGTCCGCCGAGGGGGGCTTCGACACCCTGGTGAAGGCGAAGGGGACATACGTGCCCTTCAGTTACTACCCCCATGAGCGGCTGGATGCGGCCATCGAGCAGCCCACGCCCCTGCTGGGCACGCGCCTCTTCGCGGGCTACCGCCTGGGACGGGGGGACTTCCCCGTGTACTACGGCGGGTACGAGACGCTCTCGGCTGGCGAGCTGCGTGCCGGTCTCGAGATTCCCCTCTGGCGCAACGGCACCATCGACAAGCGGCGGGCGAACCTCTCCCAGGCGAGGCTGCGGCGGGAGATCGCCGGGTTCACGTTCACGGGCGAGCGCATCGAGCTGCAACGGCAAGCGGCCTACCATTACTGGGATTGGGTGGCCGCGGGACAGCAATTGCGCATCGCCCATGCCCAGTATGCACTGGCCGCCGCGCGCCATGACCAGCTCGCCCGCCGGGCGGAAGCAGGAGACATTCCACGCATCGAGCACACGGAGAACGAGCGCGTGCTCCTGGAGCGCGACGCGGACCGGATCGCCGCCCGGCGAGCACTGGAGAAAGCGGCCCTCGAGCTGTCGCTGTCCCTGCGGGATGCCCAGGGAGAGCCGTACGTCGTGCCCGCCTCCCGGCTGCCAGACGGACTGCCCGTTCCGGAAACGGCGCTCGAGGAGTCACTGGACGCGTGGCTCGAGCGGGCGCTGCGGGGGCGGCCGGAGCTGCGGGAGCTGGCGCTCCAGCGCGACGTGCTCCAGGTGGACGCGGCGCTGGCGCGCAATCAGGCGGCCCCCGCGGTGGACCTGGGACTGAGCGTGGCCCGGGACGTGGGGGCGGGGCCGGCCAATCTGAGACCCACCGAGTTCCAGGCCTCGCTCACGCTCGACATTCCCCTGCAAGCGCGGGCGGCGCGCGGACAGCGGCGGGCCGCCGAGGCGAAGCGAGCGGCGGTGGAGGCCAAGACCCGGCTGACGCACGACAAGATCGCCACCGAGGTGCGTGACGCGGTCTCGGCCCTGCGGGCCGCCCATGAGCGGGTGGGGCTCGCCCGGAACGCCGCGGAAGTGGCGCGGCAACTGGCCCGAGCGGAATTCACGCGCTTCGAGCAAGGTGCCACCCACCTGCTGGTCGTCAATCAGCGGGAGCAGGCCGCGGCCGATGCCGAGCTCAAGGAGGTCAAGGCCTTGATGGACTACCACCACGCGGTGGTGGATCTGCTCGCCGCCACGGCCACGATCGAGCCAGGGCCAACGCGCGAACACGCGGGCAACGGATCGGCGCCTCGCGGACGTTGACCGGGGAGCGCGCATTGTCTTCCGCGAGGAGACCCGGGAGGTCTCAATACCCATGTCGAAGCCCGACTGTCGCCATGGCGGTCGGGCTTTTCGTTTTGGGTCGCGAAGGGGCTCCGGTTCGTCCAGGCGAGGAACAGACTCGAGCAGGGGAGTCCTCCGGTCCCGAGGGAGGGAGGCTCCACCCTGAGCGGCCTCGACTACCGGCGCCCCCGTCCTCCGCCGCCCCGTCCTCGCGAAGGCGCACCCGACCCACGAGCAGGCCCTCCCTTGCGCCCGCCAGTCCGGCCACCAGGGCGAGCCGCACCGCGGGGACCACTCCGTCCCGGGCCTCCCGCGGCCCGAGGTGCCTTGCCTCCCGCCTTCGCCGTGCCACGAGGCGCCGCGCTCCGGCCAGCGCCGCGCTCGCGCGACTCCTCCCGGCCCTTGGCGCGGCCCGTGCCTCGAGAGGCTCCTCCGCCCCGGCCCGGAGCCTCACGGCGGCTGGATTCCCCTCCCCTTCGTTCCGAGCGCTCGCGCGGATGGCCCGCGCCTCGCGCCTCGCTCCCAGCCCCCTTCGCACGGGCGGGACGGGCCGGCGCCTTCTCGGCCGCGCGGGGGCGCGGGGCGTCCAGCGCGTCCAGCAGGTCCTCATCCCCCTTCCGGGCCCGGAACGCCTCCAGCGCCTCGAGGTAGACCGGATCCTTCCGGGGCACCTCGGTGCGCGGCAGGCTCATGCGGGTGATGCGCTCGATGGCGACCATCGTCTCCGCGTCCCGCTCGGTGACGAACGTCGAGGCCCGCCCACTCGCGCCCGCTCGCGCCGTGCGGCCGATGCGGTGCACGTAATCCTCGGGCGAGTGCGGCAGATCGAAGTTGATGACGTGGCCGATGTCCTCCACGTCCAGTCCACGCGAGGCGATGTCCGTGGCCACCAGGCACCGGTACTGCCCCTTGCGGAAGCCCTCGAGCGCCTGACGGCGCTGTCCCTGCGTACGGTCGGAGTGGATGAGGGCGCTCTTGTGGCCCGCCTGCTTGAGGTAGCCCTGCACCTTCTCGGCGCGCTCGCGGGTGCGGGTGAAGACGATGGCGCTGAGCTGATCCCTCGCGAGCAGCGTGAGCAGGAGGGGGTACTTCTCCTCGGACCGCACGTCGTACAGCCGCTGCACGGCGCGCGCGGCGGGCGTGCCGCTCGGCGTGACTTCCACCCGGACGGGCTTGCGCAGCACCTCCTGGGCGAAGCGCGTCACGTTGTGGCCCAGGGTGGCGGAGAACAGGAGCGTCTGGCGCTCGCGGGGCAGCGCGGCGAGGATCTTCTCCAGCTCGGGCATGAAGCCCATCTCCAGCATGCGGTCCGCCTCGTCCAGCACGAGCATGCGCACCGTGGAGAGGTCCACCACGCCCGCCTGGAGCAGGTCGGCCAGCCGGCCCGGGGTGGCGAGCACCAGGGACGGATGCTGACGGAGCGCCTCGGCCTGGGCCGTCGCGTCCGTGCCGCCGATGACGACCGCCTGGGAGAGGCCCCGGGGCTGGCCGAAGAAGGTGGCCTCGTCGGCGATCTGCTGGACGAGCTCACGCGTGGGGGCGAGCACCACTCCGGCCGGACCGGGAGCGCCCACCAGACGCTCGACGAGGGGCAGGAGGTAGGCGGCGGTCTTGCCGGTGCCGGTGGCGGCGCAGCCAATGACGTCCCGCCCGGCGAGCGCCGGAGGAATGGCCTGGGCCTGGATGGGGGTGGGCGAGGCGAAGCGGGCACGCCGCACCGCATCGAGCGATTCGGGAGAGAGGCCGAGGGTCTTGAAGGAAGAGCTCACCCGGACGGGCTATCACACCCGGGCGCTGGGGGCGATGCATGGCTCGCGGCTCCCCCCATAGACTCGCCACATGCCCGACGAATACCGCTTCCAGGTGGATGGCCGCGTTCCCGTACTCAAGCTGCACGTCGAACCCCGGCCCGCTCCGGTCGTCCTCGTCCTGCACGGACTGGGCGCCAACGCGGATGTCCAGCGGGGGGAGCTGAACCTGCTCGCCCACCGGGGCTTCAGCGCGGTGGGGGTGGACGCCCCGCACCACGGGGCCCGGCGCGACGCGTGGTTGGATGAAATGAAGCGGCTCGGCCCTCCCGAGTCCCATGCGCGCCTGCTGCATGCCGTCCGCGAGGCCGCCCGGGATGTGTCCCGCGTCATTGATCACGTGGTGTACGAGGGCCATGGCCCCATCGGGCTCGTGGGCATCTCGTTCGGAGCGTACACCGCGCTGACCGTGGCCATGGAGGACTCGCGGGTCCAGGCCACGGTGTCCCTGCTCGGCTCGCCGGACTGGACGCCTCGGGAGGGGCCCATCACCGAGGAGATCCACGAGTTGATGCGCCACGCGCCCGTGCACCGTCCGTGGGACTGCGCGCGCCATCCGTTGCTCATGGTGAACGCGGGCCGGGATGGTGTCGTCCCGCCGCACTGGGCGCGCGACTTCGCCCAGACGCTCTGGCAGGGACTTCCTGGCTGGGGCTCCCACGTCGAGTACTTCGAGTACCCCGAGTCGGACCACATGATGCGACAGCAGGATTGGGAGGACAGTTGGGAGCGGACGCTGGGCTTCCTCGGGCGCTACCTCCATCGGGGGTGATGCGTTGGCTTGTGAACCGATGGGGCGTGTAGGATGGTCGCCGCGTCCCGTGCGAGGGCCTCGGTGGATCTTTCATCCCTGTTGAAGCAGACGTTGCTCTACGCGGCGGGCAGCCCCGTCATCAACTCCTTCAAGGGAGCGCAGAAACTGACGCCACTCGGCTCCCAGTCTCTCCGGGAGTTGAGCTCGAACGAGGCTCGGATCCACGCCAAGAAAGTGTGGGAGTACGAGCATCCCACCCTGGACACGGTCACCCGGGTCACGGCCCGGCACCGGAACATGGCGGATATGGCCATGCCCGTCCTGGACAGCATCACCTGGGGAGAGGTCAGTGTGCGGTTGTATGACGGCACGACTTGCCCCCTGCCGCTCACCCAGCCCTTCCTGCTCAAGACCCAATCGGTGAACGAGGCCGTCATCCCGGCATCCAACAAGGGATTCTGGCAGCTCCCGGGAAACCTCCACTCCAGCTTCCATCACGTCTTCGGCTACGAAATCACTTCATCGGGGCAGGTCCAGGCCATCGCCACGCCGGACAAGGGCCATATCCTGCCCACCGGTGCCAACCCTCCCCTGCGGGTGCTGGTCTGCCTGGCCCTGGGCTGCATGGGCGAGCGGAACGAATTCGAACCCGGTGGGGTCCTGGGCGCGGCCAAGCTCCTCCCCCACTTGATGATCGTCACCAACAAACGGGTGGAGAGCGTGCAGGGCGCCATCACCCTGACACGCAATGAACGCACTCCGCATGTGAAGATGGGCGACGACGAGATGACCGCGGAGATCTCGAGCGGGCTCTACACGGACAACAATGACACGACGGTGACCCCGGATCTGCCGTTCTGGAACATCCTGTTTGACTATTATTGGACGGACCCCACTCCGGGCAGGTTCGAGGTCGTCAAGCGGAACGCCAAGGAGCGCAGCTCGGCGGGTGCGGTCAATTACCTCCATGAAGAGATCGTCCCGAGCCCCATGGGCTCGATGCCCTCCGGGGCGGTCTACCGGACCCGGAATGTCCTCAAATGGGCCCGCCAGGGCGAGTTCGACAACATCCACATCGCGCCCAAGATGAAGATTCCCTTGGATGCCGTGGCGAAGAGCCCCTCCGCCTGGAAATTGAATCAGCCCGTGTCCATGGCCCCCTTCTGCGTTCATGACTGCTTTCACACCCATTGGCGCTGGGGCAATCTTCTCTACGATCCCTTTGGCTGGTTCGACACGAATCCCAAGTGGGTTCGCGGCTGGAGCGGCGGCTCGGCCACCTCACCCGGTCGGCCCTACTCCGAGGCGGGAGCGCCGCTGGTCCCGTGCAACCAGGATGTGACCCTCCATCTGCTGAACCCGCGCAGCTTCAAGTACGTCGCGCGAGCCTATGCCCCCGCGGTGGGGGAATGGCAGGTGCTCAACCATCATGGGTCGGCGTATGCCATTCACGCCAACGGACTGGCGGAGGCCGTCCAGAGCATCCTGGGAACCATGCACTCGCCACCCATCAACACGAGCCGGGGCTCGTGGGCACGGTTCTATTGGGGGTTGCGCTACGGAACGTATGTCTACAACAAGTTCGCGGATCCCAACCCCACCCTGCCCGCGTCGCCCTCCGGCATCAAGTTCGCCGAGCGGCTCAAGCTGGACGCGACGACGCTGGCGAAGCTGAGGGCCCTATGAGGGAATGGACCGCCGCGCTCGCGAGCTGCGTCGTGATGCTGCTCCTGGAGATCCTCACCTTCAGTACCCTGCTCGGCGGGGACATCATCTCCCGCACGTTCCAGTTCTTGTTCTACGGGCCGTTCCTGGGCGCCCAGAACCTGCTCCGCTTCGCGCGAGACTCCTGGGGCGCGCCCCTCCCCACCACCCTGTTCGGGGGATTCCCCGGCTGGCTGAATGGCTTGCTGCTGGTGATGAACTGGGCGATCTACTCGCTCCTGGGATTCATCGCTTGGCGGCTGATGGACGCGCGCGCTCGCGGCCGGAAATGAGCCAGGTCCCCCCCGGCTACACGCGCTTCTTCGCCGCCGGCTTGCTCTTCGCCGCCGGCTTGCTCTTCGCCGCCGGCTTGCTCTTCGCCGCTGGCTTGCTCTTCGCGGCACCCGGTGCCTTCTTCTTCTCCGGAGAACGGATCGCGGACGTGTAGTGCGCGATGTACTTCTTCGCGGGCGTACGGCGGATGGCCTCGCCAATCACGTCGAGCGCCACGTCCTCGAGCTTCTTGAAGCGCACGCATGACTTGCCCATGTCGAGCTTCTTGCCCGTCTTCGCCCAGGCCTCGCGAAACCACTGCTCCTGTTCCGACTGGCCATAGACGCACATCAAATAGACGGCCATGTGGTTCTTCTGGGAGGCCAGTGACGCGAACGGCAGCGGCTGCTTCGGATCGACGTGGTAGCCCGCCGGGAACACCGAGTGCGGGACGTAGTAACCAATCATTCCGTACTGCATGCCCTCCTCGTAGTTCCCATCGAGGTTCTTCAGGATGACGGCACGCACGGCGGAGAGCGCCGCGCGGCGGTCCTCGGGAAGCGAGGCGAGGTACTGGTCGACGGTGGTGGCCTTGCTCTGCATGAAGGCGAGTCTAGCACCAGGACCCAGGGAGAGCCGCCCGGGATGGCGGCTCGAGTGGAAGTCCCGGACGGGGGTCACACGATGATCCGCCGCTCGGATGGCGGCGGCACCGTCCCCTGGCCCAGCTCATCGGTGTAGCAGTAGGCGAGGTAGATCAGGGAGAGCGGCAACGTGACGAGGCACGCCAGCACCGTCGCTCCCGCCACGGCCGACAGCACCACCAGGACGAGGAAGTTGATGAAGTACGAGGCCCAGTCCTTGCGTCGCTGGAAGATGCGACCGCTCTCGGCGAGGGACTCCAGGACCGGACGCCCCTCGACGGCCAGCATGGGGGCATGGAACCAGAAGAGAGCCAGGAGCACACCCGGCACCACGAAGAGCATGAAGCCCAGGGCGATGGGAATGCCCATGGCCAGGGTGAGGCCCCAGCTCTTGAGGAAGTTGCCCGGCCGGTCATAGGCGGCCTGCCAGCGCACGGGGCGTCCGGTGCGCATACACTCGAGGGCTTCCTGCAGCAGGTTGAAGGCGAACCACGGCCCCGGGATGACGACGAGGAAGCCCGCCAGGACCACGAGGCTGCCCAGGAGCAGAGCGGTGGCGTTGGCCACGAAGAAGTCCCAGGTGCGCTTGAAGCGCTGATCAATCTGCAGGTCCAGCATGGTGCGAATCCTCCATCCGGAGCACGATGCTCCCGTCCTCCAGCAGTACGAAGGACGGAGGAATCCATTGTCACGCCAGGGGCAAGAGGCCCGGCGGGCCCTCGCCGGACCGGAGGTCCAGTAAGCTGAGCCCACCGGGCATCACCCCACCCCGCCTTCATCGCGGGGTCCAGGACCCGGTGGAGTTCCCATGCAAGCCCAGAAGCGCAAGCTCAAGTACCACGTGGCCATGACCCTCGACGGCTTCATCGCCCGCGAGGATGACTCAACCGACTTCTTCCCCCACCTGTCCCCCCCCGACCACGTCATGGACTACCTCGATGACCTGGCCTCGGCGTACGACACCGTGGTGATGGGGCGGAGCACCTACGAGTTCGGCCTGAAGGCGGGCGTGACGGACCCGTACCCGTCCATGGAGACCCATGTCTGCTCGCGCTCCATGAAGGAGAGTCCCAGCCCCCGTGTGAACCTCGTCCGGGAGGACGTCGTCGGCTTCGTGAGGGAACTCAAATCACGCCCGGGCCAGCAGAAGGACATGAGCCGCATCGTGCGCGCCGCCAGGCTGAGCGTCGGCAAGGACATCTACCTGTGCGGCGGAGGGCTCCTGGCGAAGACCCTCTTCGACGCGGGCCTCATCGACGAGGTCATCATCAAGGTGAACCCGGTGCTCCTCGGCTCGGGCAAGGCACTCGCCCCGCGGCTCTCCCAGCTCGTCGGGCTCGAGCTGCTCGGCACCCAGACGTACCAGAGTGGCGTGGTGGTGCTGCACTACAGTGTCAAACGCTGAGGTCCCTCGGTACGGGACCGCGAGGAGCATTCCCTGGTGGCCAGGGGGAGCAGATGTCGAGCATCTGCCCGTGACTCACCAGCACGGCTCGTGTCCTTCCGCCCCCCCTTCCCTTCCAAGGCGAAGCTCAGCAATCCCGACGGCGTGGGCTCGGGCTGTCGATGTTCCCAATCGCCATCTCGGCGTCGGCGCCGCTCATGCCTCGATCTTCGTGCCGTCGATGCCGCGCGGAGTGCGCAGTCCCATCGCGAACCACGCCGCGAACAGCCGCCACATGAACGCCACCGAATGCGTGGCATGGGCAGGCACGTTTCCGTCCAGGGGCGCGCCATCGGGGCGGTCCCGGGTCATCACCCGCATCTCCACCGGCGGCGCACCGGGGATGCGGTTGCGGTACAGGCTCAGCCAATGGCCCTTGTTGAATTCGAGGAACATCGCCGAATTGCAGCAGGTCGCCACCACCCGCCGCGTCGGCGAATCGGGCTTGAGGCGATATTCCTTGAGCTGCTCCCCACCCCTCGTGCAGCGCACGCGGTCCTTGCGATGGAGCACGAAGCTGGTGCCGCCATCGGCATCGAGCACCGGTGCCGCGCCGGGAAGCGCCTCGATCCGCCGGCCCGCTTCGCGGCAGCTCGTGCAATCACATACCGTGGTCAGGATCGGCGCACCCGCCGCCTCGAATACCACCTGGCCGCATGCGCACGCGACGAGGTGGGACCTCCCCGAATCAACGCTCATATCGCCTCACCCTCAAATCACACCAGACCGTCCCAGTTACTACACTCCCTCCCAGAAACCGCCACTCCAGAGCGGGTGGGCCAAGCGCCCCCCTGTCATCCGCCGGTACGAAAGGTGGAGCGTTCCGAATGGGGCGCACACCTTGACTCAGCTTGGACGCCGCCTTCGAGGCCGCGCCACTCTGAAAATTCGTACAGGTGAGGAGCACCCCATCTTCACCTCGCCGGAACGATTCTCGTGGGGAGGCCATGTCACAGCCCGCACGGGTATTTCGTCCTGGGGGCGGGCAGGTACTTTCCGCCTGGAATGGAGCCGCGGATGAACTCGAGGTTGAATCCCTACAAGACCGAGCCGGAACTGATGAAGGCCATGCTCTCCCTGAGTGAGAAGGTCGAGAGCAGCGGGCTCGAGAAGAGCCTCCTGGAGTTGGTGAAGATCCGCGCCTCGCAGATCAACGGATGCGCGTTCTGCATCCACATGCACACCCGTGATGCCCGCGCGCACGGAGAGACCGAGGAGCGCATCTACCTGCTGGATGGCTGGCGCGAGTCGCCCCTCTACACGGAGCGCGAGCGGGCGGCCCTGGGCTGGACCGAGGCCCTGACGCTCGTCTCCCAGACGCACGCGCCGGACGCGGACTACCAGGCGCTCCAGGCGCACTTCACCAGGGAGGAGGTGGTGAAGCTGACCCTGGCCATCACCACCATCAACGCCTGGAACCGGATTGCCATCGGCTTCCGGAGCATTCATCCGGTAGCTTCGCGCAGTGATGCCGCCTGAAGACAGTCCCACGAGTTCCTTCGATCCACTCCGCCCACGCCTGCTCCGCATCGCCTACCGGATGATGGGGAGTGCCGCGGAAGCGGAGGACGTGGTGCAGGAGGCCTACCTGCGCTGGCACCAGACGGACCGGGCCTCCGTCCGGGATGCTGGCG from Cystobacter ferrugineus encodes the following:
- a CDS encoding GFA family protein, which produces MSVDSGRSHLVACACGQVVFEAAGAPILTTVCDCTSCREAGRRIEALPGAAPVLDADGGTSFVLHRKDRVRCTRGGEQLKEYRLKPDSPTRRVVATCCNSAMFLEFNKGHWLSLYRNRIPGAPPVEMRVMTRDRPDGAPLDGNVPAHATHSVAFMWRLFAAWFAMGLRTPRGIDGTKIEA
- a CDS encoding alpha/beta hydrolase family protein, which codes for MPDEYRFQVDGRVPVLKLHVEPRPAPVVLVLHGLGANADVQRGELNLLAHRGFSAVGVDAPHHGARRDAWLDEMKRLGPPESHARLLHAVREAARDVSRVIDHVVYEGHGPIGLVGISFGAYTALTVAMEDSRVQATVSLLGSPDWTPREGPITEEIHELMRHAPVHRPWDCARHPLLMVNAGRDGVVPPHWARDFAQTLWQGLPGWGSHVEYFEYPESDHMMRQQDWEDSWERTLGFLGRYLHRG
- a CDS encoding TolC family protein, translating into MSPRHASGSILALLLTVNLTAPSTRAASLTPLTLQEVLDSTRERHPGVAAARQGLATADAELLSAEGGFDTLVKAKGTYVPFSYYPHERLDAAIEQPTPLLGTRLFAGYRLGRGDFPVYYGGYETLSAGELRAGLEIPLWRNGTIDKRRANLSQARLRREIAGFTFTGERIELQRQAAYHYWDWVAAGQQLRIAHAQYALAAARHDQLARRAEAGDIPRIEHTENERVLLERDADRIAARRALEKAALELSLSLRDAQGEPYVVPASRLPDGLPVPETALEESLDAWLERALRGRPELRELALQRDVLQVDAALARNQAAPAVDLGLSVARDVGAGPANLRPTEFQASLTLDIPLQARAARGQRRAAEAKRAAVEAKTRLTHDKIATEVRDAVSALRAAHERVGLARNAAEVARQLARAEFTRFEQGATHLLVVNQREQAAADAELKEVKALMDYHHAVVDLLAATATIEPGPTREHAGNGSAPRGR
- a CDS encoding carboxymuconolactone decarboxylase family protein translates to MNSRLNPYKTEPELMKAMLSLSEKVESSGLEKSLLELVKIRASQINGCAFCIHMHTRDARAHGETEERIYLLDGWRESPLYTERERAALGWTEALTLVSQTHAPDADYQALQAHFTREEVVKLTLAITTINAWNRIAIGFRSIHPVASRSDAA
- a CDS encoding HlyD family secretion protein; its protein translation is MNPTASPTLPPSLPAMRLVRHSTRVARTVARVLMLTLLLAVLALLVAPWQQNITGHGRVVAYAPLERQQTLQAPIAGRITRWAVQEGSRVKEGELIVELADNDPELMTRLQEQRGAIEARISAAQSQMLAYESRVDALRSSRLAGVDAAGSRVRMVRERIRSAEQSLAAAEVTRETARLNLERQRTLHRDGLTATRALEVAQLEYTKAGTDAESARASLNAARNELAALTSERQRIQTDADALVNDGLARYESAKAELAKERIELARLDSTLARQSTQQIRAPRAGTLLRLMPRQGAEVVKVGDPLAVLVPDTDSIAVELHVPGRDAPLISPGRHVRLQFEGWPAVQFAGWPSVAVGTFGGTVAFVDAADDGRGGFRIVVVPDEGEAWPSGRFLRQGVRANGWILLDEVRLGYEMWRQFNGFPPSVAISEPDASGKHTSSGKASTGGAS
- a CDS encoding DEAD/DEAH box helicase — translated: MSSSFKTLGLSPESLDAVRRARFASPTPIQAQAIPPALAGRDVIGCAATGTGKTAAYLLPLVERLVGAPGPAGVVLAPTRELVQQIADEATFFGQPRGLSQAVVIGGTDATAQAEALRQHPSLVLATPGRLADLLQAGVVDLSTVRMLVLDEADRMLEMGFMPELEKILAALPRERQTLLFSATLGHNVTRFAQEVLRKPVRVEVTPSGTPAARAVQRLYDVRSEEKYPLLLTLLARDQLSAIVFTRTRERAEKVQGYLKQAGHKSALIHSDRTQGQRRQALEGFRKGQYRCLVATDIASRGLDVEDIGHVINFDLPHSPEDYVHRIGRTARAGASGRASTFVTERDAETMVAIERITRMSLPRTEVPRKDPVYLEALEAFRARKGDEDLLDALDAPRPRAAEKAPARPARAKGAGSEARGAGHPRERSERRGGESSRREAPGRGGGASRGTGRAKGREESRERGAGRSAAPRGTAKAGGKAPRAAGGPGRSGPRGAARPGGRTGGRKGGPARGSGAPSRGRGGGGRGRR
- a CDS encoding dihydrofolate reductase family protein, whose protein sequence is MQAQKRKLKYHVAMTLDGFIAREDDSTDFFPHLSPPDHVMDYLDDLASAYDTVVMGRSTYEFGLKAGVTDPYPSMETHVCSRSMKESPSPRVNLVREDVVGFVRELKSRPGQQKDMSRIVRAARLSVGKDIYLCGGGLLAKTLFDAGLIDEVIIKVNPVLLGSGKALAPRLSQLVGLELLGTQTYQSGVVVLHYSVKR
- a CDS encoding DUF1801 domain-containing protein, producing MTPVRDFHSSRHPGRLSLGPGARLAFMQSKATTVDQYLASLPEDRRAALSAVRAVILKNLDGNYEEGMQYGMIGYYVPHSVFPAGYHVDPKQPLPFASLASQKNHMAVYLMCVYGQSEQEQWFREAWAKTGKKLDMGKSCVRFKKLEDVALDVIGEAIRRTPAKKYIAHYTSAIRSPEKKKAPGAAKSKPAAKSKPAAKSKPAAKSKPAAKKRV